One window of Hyphomicrobiales bacterium genomic DNA carries:
- a CDS encoding beta-ketoacyl-ACP synthase II, translated as MTSNRARRRVVVTGMGVVSPIGVGVENYWQAMQAGACGIGPITNFDTEDLYITIAGEVKDFDPKPTFQALKRDKVLPHADRYSHFAGVAAMEAFSMAGLEGPLEDGHRAACIIGSGAGGLVTFETAYRDLFILKKKATHPLTLLRIIGSSAAAHVGIEYGIKGPTFGTVSACSTAAHAIGLLFGFIRDGLVDVGIGGASESVLNFGTMRAWQAMRVLSPEGCFPFSKKRNGTVLAEGAGLLVLEELERAKARGATILGEVLGFGMTSDAKDMVNPDIEGPKEAMRLALADAGLAPSDVQYVNAHGTATTVNDLNETRAIREVFGPAAMDLSVSSTKSMHGHLLGAGGGIEAVACLKAIAEGFVPATINLAEADPQCDLDYTPNVGRRRQVTHALSNSFAFGGLNAVLAFGPAPV; from the coding sequence ATGACATCGAACAGGGCACGGCGGCGCGTCGTGGTCACCGGCATGGGCGTCGTCAGCCCGATCGGTGTTGGCGTCGAGAACTATTGGCAGGCCATGCAGGCCGGGGCCTGCGGCATCGGCCCCATTACCAACTTCGACACCGAGGACCTCTACATCACCATCGCCGGTGAAGTGAAGGATTTCGACCCCAAGCCGACCTTCCAGGCGCTGAAGCGTGACAAGGTCCTGCCCCACGCCGACCGCTATTCGCATTTCGCTGGCGTCGCCGCCATGGAGGCGTTCTCCATGGCCGGCCTCGAGGGGCCACTCGAGGACGGTCATCGCGCGGCCTGCATCATCGGGTCCGGCGCCGGCGGCCTGGTGACGTTCGAGACGGCCTATCGGGACCTCTTCATCCTGAAGAAGAAGGCGACCCACCCGCTGACCCTGCTGCGCATCATCGGCTCGTCGGCGGCCGCGCACGTCGGCATCGAGTATGGCATCAAGGGGCCGACTTTCGGCACCGTCAGCGCCTGTTCGACGGCTGCTCACGCTATCGGCCTCCTCTTCGGCTTCATTCGCGATGGCCTCGTCGACGTTGGTATCGGAGGGGCCTCGGAGTCGGTCCTCAACTTCGGAACCATGCGCGCCTGGCAGGCGATGCGTGTGCTCTCGCCCGAGGGCTGCTTTCCGTTTTCCAAGAAGCGCAACGGCACGGTGTTGGCGGAAGGCGCCGGCCTCCTCGTGCTCGAGGAACTCGAGCGCGCCAAGGCGCGCGGCGCGACGATCCTCGGCGAGGTGCTCGGCTTCGGCATGACCTCCGATGCCAAGGACATGGTCAACCCGGACATCGAGGGGCCCAAGGAGGCCATGCGCCTCGCCCTCGCCGACGCGGGCCTCGCCCCGTCCGACGTCCAGTACGTCAATGCGCATGGCACCGCGACGACCGTCAACGATCTGAACGAGACCCGTGCCATCCGCGAGGTCTTCGGCCCGGCGGCGATGGATTTGTCGGTATCATCGACGAAATCGATGCACGGTCATCTGCTGGGTGCCGGCGGTGGCATCGAGGCGGTGGCCTGCCTCAAGGCGATCGCCGAGGGCTTCGTGCCCGCGACCATCAACCTCGCGGAGGCCGATCCGCAGTGCGATCTCGACTACACGCCGAACGTCGGGCGCCGGCGGCAGGTGACGCACGCGCTGTCGAACTCCTTTGCCTTCGGTGGGCTGAATGCCGTCCTCGCCTTCGGTCCCGCTCCCGTCTGA
- a CDS encoding acyl-CoA dehydrogenase: protein MAAFLFVLLVAALAFALAIHRARLVVWAGFAALVTLLVQSGVTAGALTLPSLTGLSLLGWLPAAVLALLSVPAIRRALIVRPAFSAVRRILPKVSETEQEALQAGTIGWDAQLFSGTPDWRELRAVPGVVLTDEERAFLEGPTEELCKMVDDWQIRHHRREIPDEIWSFVKRHGFLGMLISKAHGGLGFSAQAQSLILGKVSSRSPDVATIVMVPNSLGPGELIEKYGTDHQKEYYLPRLARGDEIPCFGLTGPNSGSDAATMRDIGVVTRGMHDGREVLGIRLDIDKRYITLAPVATLVGLAFRLHDPEHLIGERDEIGITVALVPAGHPGLVIGNRHLPAQGGWPNGPISGSGIFIPIDWIIGGKAMAGQGWRMLMECLSAGRAISLPSSSTAGIKTMLRTTSAYARIRKQFGIAIGRMEGIDERIARLVEHAYTVEAARAATAAMVSRGEKPAVISALMKYQATERMRQAVADAMDVHAGRAVCDGPTNYLFGAYQMIPVGITVEGANILTRSLITFAQGALRSHPYLYAEISALQEADGTKGLAAFEKAFLSHVSFAVSNVAASLWNNLTGGRFLSAPEGAGEHAHWYRQLARASRNFALVADLSVALLGGGLKSRQRITGRMADALSELYLLSCVLKRYEDDGRPEVDRAIVALCAQNCLDRFEEQLYGAVENFPVAPARWLMRLCAFTMGGAYRPAADTLGRHVASLVLEPGAVRDRLTRDIFISTSASDPMGLLEIALPKVVAAEAVERKLEKAIREGKVRRFHGHDWIAEAVAKAILTGAEGEQLREVDGLVQRVIAVDQFTPAELVPAYGHGEARPGAGIVKAAE from the coding sequence ATGGCAGCCTTTCTTTTCGTGCTCTTGGTCGCCGCACTGGCCTTCGCTCTCGCCATCCACCGCGCGCGCCTCGTGGTCTGGGCGGGGTTCGCTGCCTTGGTCACGCTGCTTGTGCAATCCGGCGTCACGGCAGGCGCGCTCACGTTGCCGAGCCTGACGGGCCTCTCGCTGCTCGGCTGGTTGCCGGCCGCTGTCCTCGCCCTCCTTTCGGTTCCCGCCATCCGCCGCGCGCTTATCGTGCGTCCGGCGTTTTCCGCCGTGCGGCGCATCCTGCCCAAGGTCTCCGAGACCGAGCAGGAAGCACTTCAGGCCGGCACGATCGGCTGGGACGCCCAGCTCTTTTCCGGCACGCCCGACTGGCGCGAGTTGCGTGCCGTGCCGGGCGTCGTGCTGACCGACGAGGAGCGCGCCTTCCTCGAGGGGCCGACCGAGGAACTCTGCAAGATGGTGGACGACTGGCAGATCCGTCACCATCGGAGGGAGATCCCCGACGAGATCTGGTCCTTCGTCAAGCGCCACGGCTTCCTTGGTATGCTGATCTCCAAGGCGCACGGCGGCCTCGGCTTTTCCGCCCAGGCCCAGTCCCTGATCCTCGGCAAGGTCTCCTCGCGTTCGCCGGATGTCGCCACCATCGTCATGGTGCCCAACTCGCTCGGCCCCGGCGAGCTCATCGAGAAGTACGGAACGGATCACCAGAAGGAATATTATCTCCCGCGCCTCGCCAGGGGCGACGAGATCCCGTGCTTCGGTCTCACCGGTCCCAACAGTGGCTCCGATGCCGCGACCATGCGCGACATCGGCGTCGTGACGCGCGGCATGCACGACGGCCGGGAGGTGCTCGGCATCCGCCTCGACATCGACAAGCGCTACATCACGCTCGCGCCGGTCGCCACACTCGTCGGTCTCGCCTTCCGTCTCCATGATCCCGAGCACCTCATCGGCGAGCGCGACGAGATCGGGATCACGGTCGCCCTCGTTCCCGCCGGTCATCCGGGCCTCGTCATCGGCAACCGCCACCTGCCGGCCCAGGGCGGCTGGCCGAACGGTCCGATCTCGGGCAGCGGCATTTTCATTCCCATCGACTGGATCATCGGCGGCAAGGCGATGGCCGGCCAGGGCTGGCGCATGCTGATGGAGTGTCTCTCGGCCGGGCGCGCGATCTCGCTGCCCTCCTCGTCCACCGCTGGCATCAAGACGATGCTGCGCACGACGTCCGCTTATGCCCGTATCCGCAAGCAGTTCGGCATCGCGATCGGCCGCATGGAAGGCATCGACGAGCGCATCGCACGCCTCGTCGAGCACGCCTACACCGTCGAGGCGGCGCGTGCGGCGACGGCCGCGATGGTCTCGCGCGGCGAAAAGCCCGCCGTCATCAGCGCGCTCATGAAGTATCAGGCGACAGAGCGCATGCGCCAGGCGGTCGCCGACGCCATGGACGTGCATGCCGGACGCGCCGTCTGTGACGGACCGACCAACTATCTCTTCGGCGCCTACCAGATGATCCCGGTCGGCATCACGGTCGAAGGAGCGAACATCCTGACGCGTTCGCTCATCACCTTCGCCCAGGGCGCCCTGCGCAGTCACCCCTACCTCTACGCGGAAATCTCCGCTCTCCAGGAAGCGGACGGCACCAAGGGCCTTGCCGCCTTCGAGAAGGCGTTCCTCTCGCACGTCTCCTTTGCCGTTTCGAACGTCGCGGCCAGCCTCTGGAACAACCTGACGGGTGGGCGCTTCCTTTCGGCTCCCGAAGGCGCTGGCGAGCACGCCCACTGGTATCGCCAGCTCGCCCGCGCGAGCCGGAACTTCGCCCTCGTCGCCGATCTTTCCGTGGCGCTTCTCGGCGGCGGCCTGAAGTCGCGCCAGCGCATCACCGGGCGGATGGCCGACGCGCTGAGCGAGCTCTATCTCCTCTCCTGCGTCCTCAAGCGCTACGAGGACGACGGCCGACCCGAGGTCGACCGTGCCATCGTCGCGCTCTGCGCCCAGAACTGTCTCGACCGCTTCGAGGAGCAGCTCTATGGGGCAGTCGAGAATTTCCCAGTCGCCCCCGCGCGCTGGTTGATGCGGCTCTGCGCTTTCACCATGGGCGGGGCCTACCGCCCGGCCGCCGATACGCTCGGCCGGCATGTCGCGAGTCTCGTGCTGGAGCCGGGCGCCGTGCGCGACCGCCTGACCCGCGACATTTTCATCTCGACGAGCGCGAGCGATCCCATGGGCCTGCTCGAGATCGCGCTGCCGAAGGTGGTGGCCGCTGAAGCCGTCGAGCGCAAACTCGAAAAGGCGATCCGCGAGGGCAAGGTGCGTCGCTTCCACGGGCACGACTGGATCGCCGAGGCGGTTGCCAAGGCCATCCTCACGGGCGCGGAGGGCGAGCAACTGCGCGAGGTCGACGGTCTCGTCCAACGGGTCATCGCCGTCGACCAGTTCACGCCGGCCGAACTGGTGCCCGCCTATGGCCATGGCGAAGCGAGGCCGGGTGCCGGTATCGTGAAGGCTGCCGAGTAG
- a CDS encoding acyl carrier protein, whose product MDDVATKIVEILRKHMKAPDKNITMETKLDELEIESLDLAMIVFDLEDTFQIEIPYNANEEVEDFKTVGSVVERVRALVESPGGAAA is encoded by the coding sequence ATGGACGACGTAGCCACGAAGATCGTCGAGATCCTGCGAAAGCACATGAAGGCGCCGGACAAGAACATCACCATGGAGACCAAGCTCGACGAGCTGGAGATCGAGTCGCTCGACCTCGCCATGATCGTGTTCGACCTCGAGGACACCTTCCAGATCGAGATCCCCTACAACGCCAACGAGGAAGTCGAGGACTTCAAGACCGTTGGCAGTGTGGTGGAGCGTGTTCGGGCCCTCGTCGAAAGTCCTGGCGGCGCCGCCGCCTAG
- a CDS encoding MerR family transcriptional regulator → MSKSSEPRAPAGPADAHEERYSIGQLADDLSVTTRAIRFYESRGLLSPGRQSGARFYGRRDRARLMLILRGKRLGFTLEEIGEFLDLYDADPTQKLQLQHLLAKVDAAIADLGSKLADITRTLGELEDVRTKVVEALHEPDQAAR, encoded by the coding sequence ATGAGCAAGTCGAGCGAGCCCCGTGCGCCAGCGGGGCCTGCGGACGCTCACGAGGAGCGCTACAGCATCGGCCAACTCGCCGACGACCTCAGCGTGACGACACGGGCGATCCGTTTCTATGAATCCCGCGGCCTGCTCTCACCGGGCCGGCAATCGGGCGCGCGCTTCTACGGGCGGCGGGACAGGGCACGCCTCATGCTCATCCTGCGCGGCAAGCGCCTCGGGTTCACGCTGGAGGAAATCGGGGAATTCCTCGATCTCTACGATGCCGACCCGACCCAGAAGTTGCAGCTGCAGCATCTGCTCGCAAAGGTCGATGCGGCGATCGCCGACCTCGGGAGCAAACTGGCCGATATCACGCGCACACTCGGCGAACTCGAGGACGTGCGCACCAAGGTCGTCGAAGCGCTGCACGAGCCGGATCAGGCTGCCCGGTAG
- a CDS encoding acetyl-CoA C-acetyltransferase gives MQRELRRVAVVGGMRIPFCRSNSLYGDLSNLDMLAVSLEGLVERFSLSGELIDEVVGGAIIGHAKDWNLTREAVLSTSLDPGTPGVTLMQACGTSLQAALGSMAKIATGEIECAIACGTDTTSDAPIVFQRRFAQRLIALQRAKGFGAKMRALKGFGFGELAPEPPSNGEPRTGLSMGQHCELMAQEWGIGREEQDLLAFESHTKASAAYRDGFMDDLLVPCAGVTRDNNLRDDISLERLAELKPVFERGEKGTLTAANSTPLTDGASAVLLASEAWAKARGLPVLAYLSAGQHAGIDFVAGKGLLMAPTIAVARLLERTGLSLQDFDFYEIHEAFAAQVLCTLKAWEDEKFCRETLGRSAPLGAIDRARLNVKGSSVAVGHPFAATGGRIIAVLAKLLAAKGSGRGLISVCTAGGMGVAAIMEAAG, from the coding sequence ATGCAAAGAGAACTGCGGCGCGTCGCCGTCGTCGGTGGCATGCGTATTCCGTTCTGCCGCTCGAATTCGCTTTATGGCGATCTCTCGAACCTCGACATGCTCGCGGTTTCCCTCGAGGGCCTCGTCGAGCGCTTTTCGCTCTCGGGTGAACTCATCGACGAGGTAGTCGGCGGCGCCATCATCGGCCACGCCAAGGACTGGAACCTGACGCGCGAGGCGGTTCTCTCGACCTCCCTCGATCCCGGAACGCCGGGCGTCACGCTGATGCAGGCCTGCGGCACGAGCCTCCAGGCCGCGCTCGGCTCGATGGCGAAAATCGCCACGGGAGAGATCGAGTGCGCGATCGCCTGCGGCACCGACACCACGAGCGATGCCCCGATCGTCTTCCAGCGCCGCTTCGCACAGCGCCTCATCGCCCTGCAGCGGGCCAAGGGCTTCGGCGCGAAAATGCGCGCCCTGAAGGGCTTCGGTTTCGGCGAGTTGGCGCCCGAGCCGCCCAGTAACGGCGAGCCGCGCACCGGACTTTCGATGGGCCAGCACTGCGAGTTGATGGCGCAGGAGTGGGGCATTGGGCGCGAAGAACAGGACCTCCTCGCCTTCGAAAGTCATACCAAGGCGAGCGCCGCCTACCGTGATGGTTTCATGGACGATTTGCTCGTTCCTTGCGCCGGCGTGACACGGGACAACAACCTACGCGACGACATCTCGCTCGAGCGGCTCGCCGAACTGAAACCGGTCTTCGAGCGTGGAGAAAAAGGCACGCTGACCGCCGCCAATTCGACGCCGCTCACCGATGGTGCCTCCGCTGTCCTTCTCGCCAGCGAGGCCTGGGCCAAGGCACGCGGCCTGCCGGTGCTCGCCTACCTCTCTGCCGGCCAGCATGCGGGGATCGATTTCGTCGCCGGCAAAGGCCTCCTGATGGCGCCTACGATCGCCGTCGCCCGGCTGCTCGAGCGCACCGGCCTGTCCCTCCAGGACTTCGATTTCTACGAGATCCACGAGGCGTTCGCCGCCCAGGTGCTGTGCACTCTGAAGGCGTGGGAGGACGAGAAATTCTGCCGCGAGACGCTAGGCAGGTCCGCCCCGCTCGGCGCGATCGATCGCGCGCGGCTCAATGTCAAGGGCTCGAGCGTTGCCGTCGGTCATCCCTTCGCGGCGACCGGCGGGCGAATCATCGCCGTGCTCGCCAAACTGCTGGCCGCCAAGGGCTCCGGTCGCGGACTCATATCGGTGTGCACGGCAGGCGGCATGGGCGTTGCCGCGATCATGGAGGCGGCGGGCTGA
- a CDS encoding DUF4399 domain-containing protein, translating to MRAWQRILGLSLILTGAAALTATADDRTPAPEGASVYFIGLADGDTVTSPLVIRFGLKGMGVAPAGVEKEKTGHHHLIIDETVEGDELLESLPADDNHKHFGGGQTEATITLASGRHTLQLVVGDHNHIPHNPPIMSERITITVK from the coding sequence ATGCGTGCATGGCAACGAATTCTCGGTCTCAGCCTGATCCTGACGGGTGCAGCGGCACTCACCGCGACCGCCGACGACAGGACGCCGGCGCCCGAGGGCGCAAGCGTCTACTTCATCGGACTGGCCGACGGAGATACCGTGACAAGCCCGCTCGTCATCCGTTTCGGGCTCAAGGGCATGGGAGTGGCACCGGCCGGTGTCGAGAAGGAAAAGACCGGGCACCATCATCTCATCATCGATGAGACGGTCGAGGGAGACGAACTGCTCGAATCCCTGCCCGCCGACGACAATCACAAGCATTTCGGCGGAGGTCAGACGGAGGCGACGATCACCCTCGCCTCGGGCCGACACACACTGCAGCTCGTGGTCGGCGACCACAACCACATCCCGCACAATCCACCGATCATGTCGGAACGGATCACGATAACCGTGAAATGA
- a CDS encoding thiosulfate oxidation carrier protein SoxY, giving the protein MTDDRRSRDQRGVRPDSHPCPEQVAHGDGPRFEARSPLLTTTRRTFLVAAGAAVLAARWLPFAAIPAQAAERVTWEDAMKALIGEVVPAPGRIALQMPEQDVGGEMVPFTVSVDSRMLESDYVKSVHVFATDNPRPEVASFFFSPLAGRAAASSRMRLVTTQEVVAVAEMSDGSVFLGRRRVVILPAVAQAGFN; this is encoded by the coding sequence ATGACAGATGACCGCCGGAGCCGCGATCAACGAGGTGTTCGCCCCGACAGCCATCCGTGTCCCGAACAAGTCGCTCATGGCGATGGTCCACGCTTCGAGGCCCGTTCACCACTTCTCACCACCACGCGACGCACGTTCCTCGTCGCCGCCGGCGCGGCGGTGCTCGCGGCCCGCTGGCTACCGTTCGCCGCCATTCCGGCGCAAGCGGCCGAGCGCGTCACCTGGGAAGACGCCATGAAGGCGCTCATCGGGGAGGTGGTGCCGGCACCCGGGCGTATCGCCCTGCAGATGCCGGAGCAGGATGTCGGCGGTGAAATGGTGCCGTTCACCGTTTCCGTCGACAGTCGCATGCTCGAGTCGGACTACGTGAAATCCGTGCATGTCTTTGCGACGGACAACCCGCGACCCGAAGTCGCCAGTTTCTTCTTTTCACCGCTCGCCGGGCGGGCGGCCGCGAGCAGTCGAATGCGGCTGGTGACGACGCAAGAGGTGGTGGCGGTGGCCGAGATGAGCGACGGCTCGGTATTTCTCGGCCGGCGACGCGTGGTCATCCTGCCGGCGGTCGCGCAGGCAGGCTTCAACTGA
- a CDS encoding AMP-binding protein: MNDSASGNAPGPGAASTATMPWLAHYPASVEWKAPLAQHPMHELLEHAARRFPKNTCTNFLGATITYEDMLRHSDKAAKGLAAAGVTRGTKVGLFLPNSPTFIAYYYAILKLGAVVVNYNPLYTVEELAYQVKDSETEIMVTLDLAVLFGKVAELIETGALKRAVIAHFPALLPGLKSALFKLLKSKDLARPRTSAVADRLLFDDALTDNDGKLSPVAIDPANDIAVLQYTGGTTGTPKGAMLTHANLSANISQMTHWAPDLVDGKEKVFGALPFFHVFAMTTVMNFGIARAAEIVMMPRFMLDDGLKLIAKTRPSIMPGVPTLYNALMNHPKIKNYDLSSLKMCISGGAPLPIEVKRGFEAMTGCKLVEGYGLSETSPVATCNPIGGIVKEGSIGQPVPGTKITIREIGNSANILAIGEKGEICIEGPQVMKGYWKRPDETADVMVGAALRTGDVGYMDEQGFTFIVDRLKDLIICSGYNVYPRRVEEAIYEFPAVEEVTVIGIPDDYRGEAPKAFIKLRKGKTATTEEILKFLEKKLSKIEMPAEIEFRDELPKTMIGKLSKKELKQEEAGRRTRS; the protein is encoded by the coding sequence ATGAACGACTCTGCAAGCGGCAACGCGCCCGGTCCCGGTGCCGCCAGCACCGCGACGATGCCGTGGCTCGCTCACTATCCGGCCAGTGTCGAGTGGAAGGCACCGCTCGCGCAGCACCCCATGCACGAGTTGCTCGAGCACGCCGCTCGCCGGTTCCCCAAGAACACCTGCACGAACTTCCTCGGTGCGACGATCACCTACGAGGACATGCTCCGGCATTCGGACAAGGCGGCCAAGGGACTGGCGGCGGCCGGCGTCACCAGGGGCACGAAGGTCGGCCTCTTCCTGCCGAACTCGCCGACCTTCATCGCCTACTACTATGCCATCCTCAAGCTCGGCGCCGTGGTCGTGAATTACAATCCGCTCTATACGGTCGAGGAACTCGCCTACCAGGTCAAGGACAGCGAAACCGAGATCATGGTGACACTCGACCTCGCCGTCCTGTTCGGGAAGGTCGCCGAACTCATCGAGACCGGGGCGCTGAAGCGGGCCGTCATCGCGCATTTTCCCGCCCTGCTGCCAGGCTTGAAATCGGCGCTCTTCAAGCTTCTCAAGAGCAAGGACCTCGCCCGCCCCCGTACCTCGGCCGTGGCCGATCGCCTGCTCTTCGACGACGCCCTGACGGACAACGACGGAAAGCTTTCCCCGGTTGCAATCGATCCAGCCAACGACATCGCCGTGCTGCAGTACACGGGCGGCACGACGGGGACGCCGAAGGGCGCGATGCTGACGCACGCCAACCTTTCCGCGAACATCTCGCAGATGACGCACTGGGCGCCGGACCTCGTCGACGGAAAGGAAAAGGTGTTCGGGGCGCTGCCGTTCTTTCACGTCTTCGCGATGACGACGGTGATGAACTTCGGAATTGCGCGGGCGGCCGAGATCGTGATGATGCCGCGGTTCATGCTCGACGATGGCCTCAAGCTCATCGCCAAGACGCGCCCGAGCATCATGCCGGGTGTGCCGACACTCTACAACGCGCTGATGAACCATCCGAAAATCAAAAACTACGACCTCAGCTCGCTCAAGATGTGCATCTCCGGCGGGGCGCCGCTGCCGATCGAGGTCAAGCGCGGCTTCGAGGCGATGACCGGCTGCAAGCTGGTGGAGGGATACGGCCTTTCGGAGACCTCGCCGGTGGCCACCTGCAATCCGATCGGCGGCATCGTAAAGGAGGGCTCCATCGGGCAGCCTGTTCCGGGAACCAAAATAACGATCCGCGAGATCGGGAACTCCGCGAACATCCTGGCGATCGGGGAGAAGGGGGAGATCTGTATCGAGGGGCCGCAGGTCATGAAGGGCTACTGGAAGCGCCCCGACGAGACAGCGGACGTCATGGTGGGGGCGGCGCTGCGGACGGGCGACGTCGGCTACATGGACGAACAGGGCTTCACGTTCATCGTCGACCGCCTCAAGGACCTCATCATCTGCTCGGGCTACAACGTCTATCCGCGCCGCGTGGAAGAGGCGATCTATGAGTTCCCGGCAGTCGAGGAGGTGACAGTCATCGGCATTCCGGACGACTACCGGGGCGAGGCGCCGAAGGCCTTCATAAAGCTTCGCAAGGGCAAGACCGCAACCACGGAAGAAATCCTGAAATTCCTCGAGAAGAAGCTCTCCAAGATCGAGATGCCGGCGGAGATCGAGTTCCGCGACGAACTGCCCAAGACGATGATCGGAAAACTCTCCAAGAAGGAGTTGAAACAGGAGGAGGCCGGGCGACGCACCAGGAGTTGA
- a CDS encoding 3-hydroxyacyl-CoA dehydrogenase: protein MSTKARWDPLGAFEHPIGELQDWRYYIDMDGIAWAIFDRAGESANTLGRRPTEELALILANLDETAGTGRVKGLVIASAKPRSFISGADIREFDGYSSETAVAHEVSRATAELDRIERSRVPIVAAISGYCLGGGLELAMACQYRIADRAETTRLGLPEVKLGIFPGLNGTVRSIRLAGAPAAMEMMLTGRMLRPEAARAMGLVDQLVASPDRLRWAARKAILRGIRPRREKRLHALMRQSPIRGMLVKRMRAATAEKARKEHYPAPFALIDLFEQFGGDLTRMKAAETRAFAPLMVSPQARALRRVFRLSELLKEQAPKSAEPVRRVHVIGAGTMGADIAAHCVAQGLAVTLQDLSSDALEAARTRAYAHFAKRFRRSGERKAAESRLELDGAGNGVERADVVIEAIVERLEPKQQLFASLEPRMKPGAIMASNTSSLPIEKIAAGLVDPARLIGLHFFNPVPQLPLVEVVRSPLSRDVDIGRGCAFVTAIGKFPLVTKSTPGFLVNRVLAPYMLGAMQRFERGDERERIDEAARVFGMPMGPLELADQVGLDICMHVGEILGLETGGPESKAARLVAAGKLGKKTGEGFYVWKDGKPKKGKIDFETAELQVLGRELIAPLIDECEKCLEEGVVADGDMVDAGVVFGTGFAPFRGGPLHYRATGDWRHARIRSEAA, encoded by the coding sequence ATGTCGACCAAGGCACGCTGGGACCCGCTTGGGGCCTTCGAGCATCCGATCGGCGAATTGCAGGACTGGCGTTATTATATCGACATGGACGGCATCGCCTGGGCGATCTTCGATCGCGCGGGCGAAAGCGCCAACACGCTCGGCCGGCGTCCGACGGAGGAACTCGCCCTCATCCTCGCCAACCTCGATGAGACAGCCGGCACGGGCCGCGTCAAGGGGCTCGTCATCGCGTCCGCCAAGCCGCGCAGCTTCATTTCCGGCGCCGATATCCGCGAGTTCGACGGTTATTCGAGTGAGACCGCCGTTGCCCACGAAGTTTCCCGGGCGACCGCAGAGCTCGATCGGATCGAACGCTCGCGCGTGCCGATCGTCGCGGCGATCTCGGGTTACTGCCTCGGCGGCGGCCTGGAACTCGCGATGGCCTGCCAATACCGCATCGCCGACCGTGCCGAGACGACTCGCCTCGGGCTGCCGGAGGTCAAGCTCGGCATTTTTCCGGGTCTCAATGGCACTGTCCGCTCGATCCGCCTCGCAGGTGCCCCGGCAGCCATGGAGATGATGCTGACGGGGCGCATGCTCCGCCCCGAGGCCGCCCGTGCCATGGGGCTGGTCGATCAGCTCGTTGCCAGTCCCGACCGGCTGCGCTGGGCGGCCCGCAAGGCGATCCTTCGCGGCATCCGCCCGCGGCGGGAAAAGCGCCTGCACGCGCTGATGCGCCAGTCGCCGATCCGCGGCATGCTGGTCAAGCGCATGCGGGCAGCGACCGCCGAGAAGGCGCGCAAGGAGCATTATCCGGCGCCCTTCGCCCTCATCGATCTGTTCGAGCAGTTCGGTGGTGATCTCACCCGCATGAAGGCGGCCGAGACGCGAGCCTTCGCCCCGTTGATGGTGAGCCCCCAGGCGCGCGCGCTCCGCCGCGTTTTCCGCCTGTCCGAACTCCTCAAGGAACAGGCCCCCAAGTCCGCCGAGCCGGTTCGCCGAGTGCACGTCATCGGCGCCGGTACGATGGGGGCCGACATTGCCGCCCACTGCGTGGCACAGGGACTGGCCGTAACGCTCCAGGATCTCTCGAGCGATGCGCTCGAGGCCGCCCGCACGCGCGCCTACGCCCATTTCGCCAAGCGCTTCCGTCGCTCCGGCGAGCGCAAGGCCGCCGAGTCCCGCCTCGAACTCGATGGCGCGGGCAACGGCGTCGAGCGCGCCGACGTCGTCATAGAGGCGATCGTCGAGCGCCTCGAGCCCAAGCAACAGCTGTTCGCCTCCCTCGAGCCGCGCATGAAGCCCGGCGCCATCATGGCGAGCAACACATCTTCGCTGCCGATCGAGAAGATCGCCGCCGGCCTTGTCGACCCCGCGCGCCTGATCGGGCTCCACTTCTTCAACCCGGTTCCCCAGCTCCCCCTCGTCGAGGTGGTGCGCAGCCCGCTCTCGCGCGACGTCGACATCGGGCGGGGCTGCGCCTTCGTGACGGCGATCGGGAAATTCCCCCTCGTCACGAAGTCGACGCCGGGGTTCCTCGTCAACCGTGTCCTCGCCCCATACATGCTCGGCGCCATGCAGCGCTTCGAGCGGGGCGACGAGCGCGAGCGCATCGACGAGGCCGCCCGCGTTTTCGGCATGCCGATGGGCCCGCTCGAACTTGCCGATCAGGTCGGGCTCGACATCTGCATGCACGTCGGCGAGATCCTCGGCCTCGAGACGGGCGGACCGGAATCGAAGGCCGCTCGGCTCGTCGCGGCCGGCAAGCTCGGCAAGAAGACGGGCGAGGGCTTCTACGTCTGGAAGGACGGCAAGCCGAAGAAGGGAAAGATCGACTTCGAGACCGCCGAACTCCAGGTGCTGGGACGCGAATTGATCGCTCCGCTCATCGACGAGTGCGAGAAGTGCCTCGAGGAGGGTGTGGTTGCGGACGGCGACATGGTCGATGCCGGCGTCGTCTTCGGCACTGGTTTTGCTCCTTTCCGTGGCGGACCGCTGCACTACCGGGCGACCGGCGACTGGCGCCACGCCCGGATTCGCTCGGAGGCCGCATGA